From Ornithorhynchus anatinus isolate Pmale09 chromosome X3, mOrnAna1.pri.v4, whole genome shotgun sequence, the proteins below share one genomic window:
- the LOC114807585 gene encoding olfactory receptor class A-like protein 1, translated as MGDARLSFGIVMLLQTGTGLSVNAFLLLFYARVFSTSHRLSSSDLIQAQLPLANIIILLTGAVPDTLSFWELRIFLDDVLCKLTMYLYRVARGLAICTVCLLSVFQAITISPSTARWARYKAKLPRCFLPASIFSWVLNLLINGGTPMCTTGPANTTFHSTYDLKYCTLAPVSTAFMLVNTILYSASDLSLVGLMSLASGYMVLVLHRHHRRVRHLHGPDRSPGAMPEVRAAKRVVALATLFVLLYGRQSVMLSILLNVKGYSVSLLKSHLILSFAFSVFSPFLMICSDQRVRSFWKRESIISNLDPS; from the coding sequence ATGGGCGACGCTCGGCTCTCCTTTGGGATTGTGATGCTGTTACAGACCGGCACCGGGCTTTCCgtgaatgccttcctcctcctgttttatgcCCGCGTATTCTCCACCAGCCACAGGCTCAGCTCCTCTGACCTGATCCAAGCCCAACTGCCCTtggccaacatcatcatcctcctcacggGGGCCGTCCCAGACACCCTGTCATTCTGGGAGTTGAGAATTTTCCTGGACGACGTTCTATGCAAACTAACCATGTATCTCTATCGAGTGGCCCGGGGCCTTGCCATCTGCACCGTCTGCCTCCTGAGTGTCtttcaggccatcaccatcagccccagcactGCCCGGTGGGCCCGGTACAAAGCCAAATTGCCGAGgtgcttcctccctgcctctatcTTCTCCTGGGTCCTCAATCTACTGATAAATGGTGGTACACCTATGTGCACAACAGGCCCCGCAAATACCACTTTTCATTCCACTTATGATCTTAAGTATTGTACGTTGGCTCCTGTCAGTACAGCATTCATGTTGGTGAATACCATTCTGTACTCTGCCTCGGATCTGTCCTTGGTCGGGCTCATGAGCTTGGCCAGCGGTTACATGGTGCTTGTCCTGCACAGGCACCACCGGCGGGTCCGGCACCTCCACGGACCCGACCGCTCCCCCGGGGCGATGCCCGAGGTCCGAGCGGCCAAGAGAGTCGTCGCGCTGGCCaccctctttgtcctcctctatGGGCGACAGTCAGTTATGTTGAGCATTTTGCTGAACGTGAAAGGATACTCAGTTAGTCTGTTAAAAAGTCACCTGATTTTGTCGTTCGCCTTCTCGGTTTTCAGTCCGTTCCTGATGATTTGCAGTGACCAGAGAGTGAGAtcattctggaaaagggaatcaaTTATTTCCAACCTGGATCCCTCCTAG
- the ORNANAV1R3004 gene encoding vomeronasal 1 receptor ornAnaV1R3004 produces MDDTQLSFGIVMLLQTGTGLSVNAFLLLFYACIISTSDKLSSSDLIQAQLPLANIIILLTGAVPDTLSFWELRIFLDDILCKLNIYLYRVARGLAICTVCLLSVFQAITISPSTSRWARYKAKLPRCFLPASIFSWVLNLLINGGTPMYIRGPANTTFHSTYDLKYCTLAPVSTAFMLVNTILYSASDLSLVGLMSLASGYMVLVLHRHHRRVRHLHGPDRSPGAMPEVRAAKRVVALATLFVLLYGRQSVMLSILLNVKGYSVSLLKSHLILSFAFSVFSPFLMICSDQRVRSFWKRESIISNLDPS; encoded by the coding sequence ATGGACGACACTCAGCTCTCCTTTGGGATTGTGATGCTGTTACAGACCGGCACTGGGCTTTCCgtgaatgccttcctcctcctgttttatgcCTGTATAATCTCCACCAGCGAcaagctcagctcctctgacctGATCCAAGCCCAACTGCCCTtggccaacatcatcatcctcctcacggGGGCCGTCCCAGACACTCTGTCATTCTGGGAGTTGAGAATTTTCCTGGACGATATTCTATGCAAACTAAACATTTATCTTTATCGAGTGGCCCGAGGCCTTGCCATCTGCACCGTCTGCCTCCTGAGTGTCtttcaggccatcaccatcagccccagcacttcCCGGTGGGCCCGGTACAAAGCCAAATTGCCGAGgtgcttcctccctgcctctatcTTCTCCTGGGTCCTCAATCTACTGATAAATGGTGGTACACCTATGTACATAAGAGGCCCCGCAAATACCACTTTTCATTCCACCTATGATCTTAAGTACTGTACGTTGGCTCCTGTCAGTACAGCATTCATGCTGGTGAATACCATTCTGTACTCTGCCTCGGATCTGTCCTTGGTCGGGCTCATGAGCTTGGCCAGCGGTTACATGGTGCTTGTCCTGCACAGGCACCACCGGCGGGTCCGGCACCTCCACGGACCCGACCGCTCCCCCGGGGCGATGCCCGAGGTCCGAGCGGCCAAGAGAGTCGTCGCGCTGGCCaccctctttgtcctcctctatGGGCGACAGTCAGTTATGTTGAGCATTTTGCTGAACGTGAAAGGATACTCAGTTAGTCTGTTAAAAAGTCACCTGATTTTGTCGTTCGCCTTCTCGGTTTTCAGTCCGTTCCTGATGATTTGCAGTGACCAGAGAGTGAGAtcattctggaaaagggaatcaaTTATTTCCAACCTGGATCCCTCCTAG